The Sphaerospermopsis torques-reginae ITEP-024 genome has a window encoding:
- a CDS encoding phosphoribosyltransferase, which produces MSDLYVSWSDYHHKIEQLAVKIYQSGWQFNQIVCLARGGLRVGDILSRIYDLPLAILSTSSYNGAGKQERGGLIVSPHLTMTTESLGSRILLVDDLVDSGITLKETIPWLKEYSLVAIEEIRTAVIWYKACSAIAPDYYADYLPDNPWIHQPFEMYEHITPEELAEKQNLAIT; this is translated from the coding sequence ATGTCAGACCTTTACGTTTCCTGGTCAGATTATCACCATAAAATTGAACAATTAGCAGTTAAGATTTATCAATCAGGTTGGCAATTTAACCAAATAGTCTGTCTTGCTAGAGGAGGATTACGAGTAGGAGATATTCTCTCACGGATCTATGATCTACCGTTAGCAATTTTATCTACATCATCTTACAACGGTGCGGGTAAACAGGAAAGGGGCGGTTTAATCGTTTCTCCTCATTTAACCATGACTACTGAAAGTTTAGGTTCGCGGATTCTTTTGGTAGATGATTTAGTAGATTCGGGTATCACTCTAAAAGAAACTATTCCTTGGTTAAAAGAATATAGCCTGGTTGCGATTGAAGAAATCCGTACTGCGGTAATTTGGTATAAAGCTTGTTCTGCGATCGCCCCGGATTACTATGCTGATTATTTACCGGATAACCCTTGGATTCATCAACCTTTTGAGATGTATGAACATATAACCCCGGAGGAGTTGGCGGAAAAGCAAAATTTAGCAATTACATAA
- a CDS encoding MFS transporter: MNSEKLDLKTKLAYGAGDLGPAITSNIAIFYLLLFFTNVAGIPAGLAGSILMIGKIWDAVNDPIVGVLTDKTKSRRWGRRLPWMFYGAIPFGLFFFLQWIVPQFSPNQSNNIWPLFWYYVAIGIMSQAFFTIVNLPYTAMTPELSQDYDERTSLNSFRFTFSIGGSILSLIFAQIVFAVIREPQQQYLVLAAICTVISVLSLYWCVYGTRKRILAFESKRIQLEQPAEIPFIEQIKIAFSNKPFLFVIAIYLFSWLGVQITATVIPYFVIYCMKLKDSQVPTVLIAVQGTALLMLFVWSYLSKRFGKKIVYFLGMTLWIIAAAGLFFLQSNQIGLMYFMAVMAGCGVSTAYLIPWSMIPDVIELDELQTGQRREGVFYGFMVLLQKFGLAFGLFVVGNALQVSGFKETIAGQGTPIQPDSALSAIRIIVGPVPTICLIFGLILTFFYPITREMHAEIMLKLQERRDKIG; encoded by the coding sequence ATGAACAGTGAAAAATTAGATTTGAAGACTAAATTGGCTTATGGTGCTGGAGATTTAGGTCCGGCGATTACTTCTAATATTGCCATCTTTTATTTACTGTTGTTTTTTACTAATGTAGCTGGTATTCCAGCGGGTTTAGCTGGCAGTATTTTGATGATTGGTAAGATTTGGGATGCTGTCAATGATCCGATTGTGGGGGTATTAACAGATAAAACTAAATCCCGTCGTTGGGGTCGTCGTTTACCTTGGATGTTTTATGGTGCAATTCCTTTTGGTTTATTCTTTTTCTTACAATGGATTGTACCACAGTTTAGCCCCAATCAAAGTAATAATATTTGGCCATTGTTTTGGTATTATGTGGCAATTGGGATCATGTCTCAGGCTTTTTTTACGATTGTGAATTTGCCTTATACAGCAATGACACCGGAATTAAGTCAAGATTATGATGAAAGAACGAGTTTAAATAGTTTTCGGTTTACGTTTTCTATTGGTGGCAGTATTTTATCATTGATTTTCGCACAAATTGTATTTGCTGTAATTCGTGAACCACAACAACAATATTTAGTGTTAGCAGCAATATGTACTGTGATTTCGGTGTTATCCTTATATTGGTGCGTCTATGGAACAAGAAAGCGGATTCTTGCTTTTGAATCTAAACGTATTCAATTAGAACAACCAGCAGAAATTCCTTTTATAGAACAAATCAAAATTGCTTTCAGTAACAAACCTTTTTTATTCGTTATCGCCATTTATCTTTTTTCTTGGTTAGGGGTACAAATTACAGCTACAGTCATTCCCTATTTTGTCATCTACTGTATGAAACTCAAAGATTCTCAAGTTCCTACAGTATTAATTGCTGTTCAAGGAACTGCTTTATTAATGTTATTTGTTTGGAGTTATTTAAGTAAAAGATTTGGTAAAAAAATCGTTTATTTTTTGGGTATGACTTTATGGATCATTGCTGCTGCGGGATTATTTTTTCTCCAATCAAATCAAATAGGTTTAATGTATTTTATGGCTGTTATGGCTGGTTGTGGAGTTTCCACAGCTTATTTAATTCCTTGGTCTATGATTCCCGATGTTATAGAATTAGATGAACTGCAAACCGGACAAAGAAGGGAAGGAGTATTTTATGGTTTTATGGTCTTATTACAAAAATTTGGTTTAGCATTTGGTTTATTTGTAGTCGGTAATGCTTTACAAGTTTCTGGGTTTAAGGAAACTATAGCCGGACAAGGTACACCCATACAACCCGATTCCGCATTGTCTGCTATTAGAATTATAGTTGGACCAGTACCCACAATTTGTTTAATTTTCGGTTTAATTTTGACTTTTTTCTATCCTATTACCCGTGAAATGCACGCGGAAATTATGTTGAAGTTACAAGAGAGGAGAGATAAAATTGGGTAA
- a CDS encoding class I SAM-dependent methyltransferase — protein sequence MVQYYDSIAQEYKKSKELPIRLYIETYTYFNMLGDLTEKSVLDLACGEGWYSRQFKEKGASLVVGVDISEKMVELARKQESKQKLDIQYIVADVLELGKIGDFDLVVASYLLNYAQTKTQLLKMSQTIFNNLKIGGHFVTLNNNSEQPPSSYLKTEKYGFIKTISQPLQPGTAIKYTFFVDGQEFSFDNYYISQDTHQKVFADVGFKNIRWQKPLVSPEGIAEFGQEFWQDFLECIPLIGIECWK from the coding sequence ATGGTACAGTATTACGATAGCATAGCCCAAGAATATAAAAAATCCAAAGAGTTGCCGATTCGCCTATATATTGAAACATATACATATTTTAATATGCTTGGTGATTTAACAGAAAAATCAGTTCTTGACTTAGCTTGTGGAGAAGGATGGTATAGTAGACAGTTTAAAGAAAAAGGTGCTTCTCTGGTGGTTGGGGTTGATATTTCTGAAAAAATGGTAGAACTAGCAAGAAAACAAGAAAGCAAACAAAAACTTGATATTCAATATATTGTTGCTGATGTGCTAGAACTAGGAAAAATTGGAGATTTTGATCTAGTTGTTGCTTCTTATTTACTGAATTATGCCCAAACTAAAACACAATTATTAAAAATGTCACAAACCATATTTAATAATCTCAAAATAGGAGGGCATTTTGTGACATTAAACAATAATAGTGAACAGCCTCCAAGTTCTTATCTTAAAACTGAGAAATATGGATTTATTAAAACTATTTCCCAACCTCTGCAACCAGGAACAGCAATCAAGTATACATTTTTTGTAGATGGTCAGGAATTTAGTTTTGATAATTATTACATCAGCCAAGATACACATCAGAAAGTATTTGCAGATGTTGGTTTTAAAAATATTCGTTGGCAAAAACCGCTAGTTTCTCCTGAAGGTATAGCAGAATTTGGGCAAGAATTTTGGCAGGATTTTCTAGAGTGTATCCCTTTAATTGGGATTGAGTGTTGGAAATAG
- the chrA gene encoding chromate efflux transporter, with protein MNHLPLTRLSEVAKLFFKLGVIGFGGPVAHIAMIEDEVVKRRQWLTQDHFLDLLGATNLIPGPNSTEMAIHIGYIYAGWLGLIVAGVCFILPAVLITGLLAWVYVNYGTLPEFSPLLYGIKPAVLGIIFNALWRLAKKAVKTQKLLIIAVAVGLINWLGNINEVIALLIGGILGMIWLHKSNQNNHQNSNQTNLIITAFTLATTLPKITITPVVPLWKLGLFFLKVGSVLFGGGYLLIAFLQGGLVDEYQWLTQKQLLDAVAIGQFTPGPVLSTATFIGYIISGLPGAVVATAGIFLPSFLFVAILNPLIPKLRASSWTRAFLDAVNVSAVALMVVTTLELGITTLTFEKVPYVDFLGLIIFLISAVLAIRYQINAAWLVLGGGLIGWGVKILGYIQ; from the coding sequence ATGAATCACTTACCATTAACTCGGTTAAGTGAAGTCGCAAAACTCTTTTTTAAACTAGGTGTGATTGGTTTTGGGGGTCCAGTTGCCCATATTGCCATGATAGAAGATGAAGTTGTAAAACGTCGTCAGTGGTTAACACAGGATCATTTTTTAGACTTGTTGGGTGCAACTAATTTAATTCCTGGTCCAAATTCCACGGAAATGGCCATTCACATTGGTTATATTTACGCTGGATGGTTAGGGTTAATTGTTGCGGGTGTTTGTTTTATTTTACCTGCGGTTTTAATTACAGGTTTATTAGCTTGGGTTTATGTTAATTATGGGACTTTACCCGAATTTTCACCCTTACTTTATGGAATAAAACCTGCGGTTTTAGGGATTATCTTTAATGCCCTTTGGAGGTTGGCGAAAAAAGCAGTAAAAACCCAAAAATTACTAATAATTGCGGTTGCAGTTGGTTTAATTAATTGGTTGGGTAATATTAATGAAGTTATTGCTTTATTAATAGGTGGAATTTTGGGAATGATTTGGTTACATAAAAGTAATCAAAACAATCATCAAAACAGTAATCAAACTAATTTAATAATTACTGCTTTTACTCTGGCTACAACCTTGCCAAAAATAACTATAACTCCCGTTGTTCCTTTGTGGAAATTGGGTTTATTTTTCCTTAAAGTTGGTAGTGTGTTGTTTGGTGGTGGTTATTTGTTAATAGCATTTTTGCAAGGTGGGTTAGTAGATGAATATCAATGGTTAACACAAAAACAATTATTAGATGCTGTTGCAATTGGTCAATTTACGCCTGGTCCTGTGCTTTCTACTGCTACATTTATCGGATATATAATTTCCGGTTTACCTGGTGCAGTTGTGGCAACGGCGGGAATTTTTCTTCCTTCATTTTTATTTGTTGCTATTTTAAATCCTCTCATTCCTAAATTACGTGCTTCATCTTGGACAAGGGCTTTTTTAGATGCGGTTAATGTTAGTGCTGTAGCTTTGATGGTAGTGACTACCTTAGAATTAGGAATCACAACTTTAACTTTTGAAAAAGTGCCTTATGTGGATTTTTTAGGATTAATTATTTTCTTAATTTCTGCGGTTTTAGCTATTCGTTATCAAATTAATGCTGCATGGTTAGTTTTAGGTGGTGGTTTAATTGGTTGGGGTGTTAAAATTTTAGGATATATCCAATAA
- a CDS encoding glycerophosphodiester phosphodiesterase, protein MDNFRDSTFTNQVPIIIAHRGASGYRPEHTLAAYQLAIELGADYIEPDLVITKDGVLIARHENEISATTDIAEHPEFAHLRTTKIIDGEIITGWFTEDFTLAEIKTLRAQERIPQLRSFNTKYNGIYTIPTLEEIIDLAEKKSIEKNRKIGIYPETKHPTYFQSIDLQLETPLLTALEKTHVPVFIQSFEVSNLKTLAKKTNIPLVQLINDSGKPYDFVMSDNPRTYQHMSKPAGLRKIAEYAQAIGVNKNLIIPRDSQGKLISPTSLVNHAHKENLLVHAWTFRNENYFLPLDFQDNPQEEYKLFFELGIDGLFSDFTDTAVNARAAMFSEFT, encoded by the coding sequence ATGGACAATTTTAGAGATTCCACATTCACAAATCAAGTACCTATTATTATAGCTCATCGTGGTGCAAGTGGATACCGCCCCGAACATACATTAGCAGCATATCAATTAGCAATTGAATTAGGTGCTGATTATATTGAACCAGATTTAGTGATTACCAAAGATGGAGTTTTAATTGCACGTCATGAAAATGAAATATCAGCAACTACAGATATTGCTGAACATCCTGAATTTGCTCATTTGCGAACTACGAAAATCATTGATGGGGAAATTATAACAGGTTGGTTTACCGAAGATTTTACCTTAGCAGAAATCAAAACATTAAGAGCGCAAGAACGCATTCCCCAACTACGTTCTTTTAACACAAAATACAATGGAATTTACACAATTCCCACCCTAGAGGAAATCATTGATTTAGCTGAAAAGAAAAGTATAGAAAAAAATCGCAAAATTGGGATTTACCCAGAAACAAAACATCCAACTTACTTTCAATCAATTGATCTACAATTAGAAACACCCTTATTAACAGCTTTAGAAAAGACTCATGTACCAGTATTTATTCAATCATTTGAAGTTAGTAACCTGAAAACATTAGCCAAAAAAACAAATATACCTTTAGTACAATTAATCAACGACTCAGGTAAACCCTATGATTTTGTCATGAGTGATAATCCCCGCACCTATCAACACATGAGCAAACCAGCAGGATTAAGAAAAATCGCTGAATATGCACAAGCAATAGGAGTCAATAAAAACTTAATAATTCCCAGAGATAGTCAAGGGAAATTAATATCACCCACATCCTTAGTTAACCATGCCCATAAAGAAAATTTATTAGTTCATGCTTGGACATTCCGCAATGAAAATTACTTCTTACCTTTAGATTTTCAAGATAATCCTCAAGAAGAATATAAACTATTTTTTGAATTAGGGATAGATGGGCTATTTAGTGACTTTACAGATACTGCTGTAAATGCACGAGCAGCAATGTTTTCTGAATTTACTTAG
- the ligA gene encoding NAD-dependent DNA ligase LigA — protein sequence MIQTHPEAKRVEELRRLLQQASYAYYVLDAPIMEDPVYDRLYRELQELETKYPELITPDSPTQRVGERPTTHFTSVRHNIPLYSLENAFNVEELQNWDQRWQRHLPSQYSLVEVDYVAELKIDGAALALTYQNGILVRGATRGDGVMGEDITQNVRTIRSIPLRLNFDGLAEIEKVEVRGEVFLPLEVFKQINEKRQKAGEQLFANPRNAVAGTLRQLDPRIVAQRQLDFFAYTLHIPGLDDASIANTQWEALELLQKLGFRVDTNHKLCHSLSEVAEYYQYWDTERLNSPYMTDGVVVKLNAFKLQEQLGFTQKFPRWAIALKYAAEEAPTRVENITVNVGRTGALTPLAEMRPVQLAGTTVSRATLHNSDRIAQLDIRIGDTVIVRKAGEIIPEVVRVIKELRPADTEPFIMPTHCPVCDQPVVRESGEAVTRCVNASCPAILKGEIEHWVSRDALDIKGMGEKLVHQLVDKSLIHSVGDLYDLTEDKLCALERMGKKSAQKLISAIAQSKNQPWSRVLYGLGIRHVGSVNAQLLTEKFTTVEKLAAAKQSDIEGVYGIGAEIAQSVSQWFRISANQTLISRLQAIGLQLANTETPKTTNETNPNIAGKTFVVTGTLPNLKRDEAKALIQKAGGKVTDSVSKKTDFLVVGADAGSKLEKAQSLGIKQLNEAQLLEMLKG from the coding sequence ATGATCCAAACCCACCCTGAAGCTAAACGTGTAGAAGAATTGCGACGTTTATTACAACAAGCCAGCTATGCTTACTATGTACTCGATGCACCAATAATGGAAGATCCGGTTTATGACAGACTGTATCGAGAATTACAGGAATTAGAAACGAAATATCCAGAATTAATCACTCCTGATAGTCCTACTCAGCGTGTGGGTGAACGACCAACAACTCATTTTACATCAGTACGGCATAATATACCTCTGTATAGTTTGGAAAATGCTTTTAATGTTGAAGAGTTGCAAAATTGGGATCAACGTTGGCAGCGACACTTGCCTTCTCAGTATTCCCTAGTAGAAGTGGACTATGTAGCAGAGTTGAAAATTGATGGTGCGGCTTTGGCGTTGACTTACCAAAATGGTATTCTGGTAAGAGGTGCAACTAGGGGTGATGGGGTGATGGGTGAAGATATTACCCAAAATGTGCGGACTATTCGCTCTATTCCCTTGCGTTTGAATTTTGACGGTTTGGCAGAAATTGAAAAGGTGGAAGTACGGGGAGAGGTATTTTTACCTTTGGAGGTGTTTAAGCAAATTAATGAGAAAAGGCAAAAAGCAGGTGAACAGTTATTTGCTAATCCGCGTAATGCTGTAGCTGGTACGCTAAGACAGTTAGATCCGCGTATTGTTGCCCAACGTCAGTTAGATTTCTTCGCTTATACTCTGCATATTCCCGGTTTGGATGATGCCAGTATTGCTAATACCCAATGGGAAGCTTTGGAATTGTTGCAAAAGTTAGGTTTTCGCGTTGATACTAATCATAAACTCTGTCATTCTCTCAGTGAAGTTGCGGAATATTACCAATATTGGGACACAGAAAGGCTCAATTCACCCTATATGACGGATGGGGTGGTGGTAAAATTGAATGCTTTTAAGCTGCAAGAACAACTAGGGTTTACACAGAAGTTTCCCCGCTGGGCGATCGCTCTCAAATATGCAGCGGAAGAAGCCCCTACCCGTGTAGAAAATATTACTGTCAATGTAGGCAGAACGGGAGCATTAACACCGTTAGCGGAAATGCGCCCAGTACAATTAGCAGGTACTACTGTTTCTCGTGCTACATTACATAATAGCGATCGCATTGCCCAATTAGATATCCGCATCGGTGATACCGTCATTGTTCGCAAAGCTGGGGAAATTATCCCGGAGGTAGTACGGGTAATAAAAGAACTACGCCCCGCAGATACCGAACCTTTTATTATGCCTACCCATTGTCCCGTATGTGATCAACCGGTGGTGCGAGAATCAGGTGAAGCTGTTACTAGATGTGTAAATGCTTCCTGTCCTGCCATTCTCAAAGGAGAGATTGAACATTGGGTAAGTCGGGATGCTTTAGATATTAAAGGAATGGGTGAAAAACTGGTACATCAACTGGTAGATAAAAGTTTAATCCATTCTGTTGGCGATTTATACGACTTGACAGAAGATAAGTTATGTGCATTAGAAAGGATGGGTAAAAAGTCAGCGCAAAAATTAATCAGTGCGATCGCCCAATCCAAAAATCAACCTTGGTCCAGGGTATTATACGGTTTAGGTATTCGTCACGTAGGTAGCGTCAACGCCCAATTATTAACCGAGAAATTTACCACAGTGGAAAAATTAGCCGCTGCAAAACAATCTGATATAGAAGGTGTTTATGGTATCGGTGCAGAAATTGCCCAATCAGTTTCTCAGTGGTTTCGCATCAGTGCAAATCAAACTTTAATTTCTCGTCTTCAAGCCATTGGGTTACAATTAGCTAACACCGAAACACCGAAAACAACAAATGAAACTAATCCCAATATTGCAGGTAAAACCTTTGTAGTTACAGGTACTTTACCTAATTTAAAACGGGATGAAGCAAAAGCATTAATTCAAAAAGCTGGTGGTAAAGTCACTGACTCTGTGAGTAAAAAAACAGATTTTTTAGTGGTAGGTGCTGATGCAGGATCTAAATTAGAAAAAGCCCAATCTTTAGGAATTAAACAGTTAAATGAGGCACAGTTGTTAGAAATGTTAAAGGGGTAA